From Vigna radiata var. radiata cultivar VC1973A unplaced genomic scaffold, Vradiata_ver6 scaffold_315, whole genome shotgun sequence, one genomic window encodes:
- the LOC106780391 gene encoding thermospermine synthase ACAULIS5: protein MGEIALQNGISNGSINGVNGQSQSLNGYRKSCWYEEEIEEDLRWCFALNSILHTGASQYQDIALLDTKPFGKALVIDGKLQSAETDEFIYHECLVHPALLHNPNPKNVFIMGGGEGSTARELLRHKTIDKVVMCDIDEEVVNFCKSYLVVNKEAFRDQRLEVVINDARAELETRNESYDVIIGDLADPIDGGPCYKLYTKSFYELIVKPRLKQGGIFVTQAGPAGIFSHTEVFSCIYNTLRKVFKYVVPYSAHIPSYADIWGWVMASDSPLDLNAEELDLRMRQRIKGENRYLDGKTFTSASTLSKTVRKSLDNETHVYTEENARFIYGHGKQA from the exons ATGGGCGAGATAGCTTTACAAAATGGCATTAGCAATGGCAGTATTAATGGAGTCAATGGACAAAGCCAGTCTCTGAATGGTTACAGGAAGAGTTGTTGGTATGAAGAAGAGATCGAAGAGGACTTAAGATGGTGTTTTGCCCTCAATAG TATATTGCACACAGGAGCTAGCCAGTACCAAGACATTGCTTTGTTGGACACGAAACCCTTTGGAAAG GCTTTGGTAATTGATGGAAAACTTCAGAGTGCAGAGACAGATGAATTTATCTACCATGAGTGTCTTGTTCATCCCGCTCTGCTTCACAATCCTAA CCCAAAGAATGTTTTTATTATGGGAGGAGGAGAAGGTTCTACTGCAAGAGAATTGCTGAGGCATAAGACCATAGACAAAGTTGTAATGTGTGATATAGATGAG GAGGTGGTAAATTTCTGTAAATCGTACTTAGTTGTGAACAAGGAGGCATTCCGTGATCAAAGACTTGAGGTCGTCATCAATGATGCCAG AGCTGAGCTAGAAACGAGAAATGAGAGCTATGATGTGATAATTGGCGACTTGGCAGACCCAATTGATGGAGGTCCCTGTTATAAACTCTACACTAAATCCTTTTACGAGTTAATCGTCAAGCCTAGACTGAAGCAAGGTGGCATATTTGTGACACAG GCAGGACCTGCTGGAATTTTTAGTCACACAGAAGTGTTCTCATGTATCTACAACACCTTGAGGAAAGTGTTCAAGT ATGTTGTGCCTTATTCAGCTCACATTCCATCCTATGCTGATATTTGGGGATGGGTCATG GCTTCAGACTCTCCATTAGACCTGAATGCAGAAGAGCTAGACCTGAGAATGAGACAAAGGATTAAGGGAGAAAATAGATATCTTGATGGGAAAACATTCACATCTGCCTCAACTTTGAGCAAAACTGTTCGCAAGTC GCTGGACAATGAAACTCATGTATACACAGAGGAAAATGCTAGGTTCATATATGGCCATGGCAAGCAAGCATAA
- the LOC106780414 gene encoding uncharacterized protein LOC106780414: MGITSIASPFDAIIFDLDDTLYPSSTGIDRCVKRNIELFLIEKCGFSESKALTLRVELFKTYGSTLAGLRALGYDITADEYHSFVHGRLPYDSIKPDVQLRNLLCTIKQRKIVFTNSDRIHAMRALDRLGIKDCFEQIICFETINPNLPNATRPDEFPVLLKPSPDAFKIALHAANVDPRRTLFLDDSVRNIAAGKEMGLHTVLVGKTVKSKEADYAVEFVNSVAQAIPEIWANKMDGEDETMTRTKSELESALAIAVVGA; the protein is encoded by the exons ATGGGTATCACCTCCATCGCCTCTCCTTTCGACGCCATCATCTTTG ATTTGGATGACACCTTGTACCCCTCCTCTACCGGAATTGATCGCTGCGTCAAGAGAAACATCGAACTCTTTCTCATAGAGAAATGCGGATTCTCAGAATCCAAAGCTCTCACTCTCCGAGTTGAACTATTCAAAACCTACGGAAGCACCCTCGCCGGTTTGCGA GCTCTTGGCTATGATATCACCGCAGATGAATACCACAG TTTCGTGCACGGAAGGCTACCTTACGACTCGATCAAGCCTGACGTTCAGTTACGGAACCTCCTCTGCACtatcaaacaaagaaaaatt GTTTTCACCAATTCGGATAGGATTCACGCGATGAGGGCTTTGGATAGGCTTGGGATCAAGGACTGTTTCGAGCAAATTATTTGCTTCGAGACTATTAACCCGAATCTCCCCAACGCAACCCGACCCGACGAATTTCCCGTCCTCCTCAAACCATCGCCGGATGCCTTCAAGATCGCGCTCCACGCTGCCAACGTGGATCCTCGTCGTACG CTGTTTCTGGATGACAGCGTTAGGAACATTGCCGCGGGAAAAGAAATGGGTCTGCATACAGTTCTG GTTGGGAAGACAGTGAAAAGCAAGGAAGCGGACTATGCAGTGGAGTTTGTGAATAGCGTGGCGCAAGCGATTCCGGAGATATGGGCAAACAAAATGGACGGCGAAGATGAAACGATGACACGTACGAAAAGCGAGTTGGAGTCTGCGTTGGCCATTGCCGTGGTTGGAGCTTGA
- the LOC106780382 gene encoding photosystem I reaction center subunit II, chloroplastic has translation MAMATQASLFSPSFSALKPTDRVSVPWKQSPTFSFSSPKPLKFSKTIRAAAADETAEAVKKEAPVGFTPPELDPNTPSPIFGGSTGGLLRKAQVEEFYVITWTSPKEQIFEMPTGGAAIMREGPNLLKLARKEQCLALGTRLRSKYKINYQFYRVFPNGEVQYLHPKDGVYPEKVNPGRQGVGQNFRSIGKNVNPIEVKFTGKQPYDI, from the coding sequence ATGGCCATGGCAACCCAAGCCTCCCTCTTCAGTCCTTCCTTCTCTGCTCTCAAACCCACCGACCGTGTCTCCGTGCCATGGAAGCAATCCCCcaccttctccttctcctctcCCAAGCCCCTCAAGTTCTCCAAGACAATCAGAGCTGCAGCGGCCGATGAAACCGCAGAGGCCGTAAAAAAAGAGGCACCCGTTGGGTTCACCCCACCGGAACTCGACCCAAACACCCCTTCCCCGATCTTCGGAGGCAGCACCGGTGGGCTTTTGAGGAAGGCCCAGGTGGAGGAGTTCTATGTGATCACATGGACGTCCCCAAAAGAACAGATCTTTGAAATGCCCACTGGGGGTGCTGCCATCATGAGGGAGGGTCCCAACCTGTTGAAGTTGGCCAGGAAGGAACAGTGTTTGGCTCTTGGAACTAGACTCAGGTCAAAGTACAAGATCAATTACCAGTTCTACAGGGTCTTCCCCAACGGAGAAGTTCAGTACTTGCACCCCAAGGACGGTGTCTACCCTGAGAAGGTCAACCCGGGACGCCAAGGGGTTGGCCAAAACTTCAGGTCTATTGGTAAGAATGTTAATCCCATCGAGGTCAAGTTCACCGGCAAGCAACCATATGATATATAA